In Helianthus annuus cultivar XRQ/B chromosome 9, HanXRQr2.0-SUNRISE, whole genome shotgun sequence, the following are encoded in one genomic region:
- the LOC110878171 gene encoding spermine synthase produces the protein MDQRKINENELAAIPPCCLKARAFSPDAELEANCHATVVSGWFTEHQNSSDKGDKRVYFNNPMWPGEAHSLEVKNVLFKERSKFQEVLVFESATYGKVLVLDGILQLTEKDEFAYQEMIAHLPLCSIQTPKNVLVVGGGDGGVLREVARHSSVELIDICEIDQMVIDVSKKFFPDLAVGFEDPRVHLHVEDALELIRHVRKGKYDAIIVDSSDPVGPAQDLVEKPFFEMISNALRSGGVLCNMAESMWLHTHLINDMIAACREVFKGSVHYAWANVPTYPSGVIGFILCSTEGPHVDFRNPVNPIEKLEGAYDQSEPKFYNSQIHRAAFALPSFVKKQVSSL, from the exons ATGGATCAGCGTAAGATTAACGAGAATGAGCTAGCTGCTATCCCTCCATGTTGCTTGAAAGCACGGGCTTTCTCCCCTGATGCTGAGCTGGAAGCTAATTGTCACGCAACCGTTGTTTCAGGATGGTTCACTGAGCATCAGAATTCATCTG ATAAAGGTGATAAACGAGTTTACTTCAATAACCCTATGTGGCCAG GAGAAGCACATTCATTAGAAGTAAAAAATGTATTATTCAAAGAAAGATCAAAGTTTCAGGAGGTCCTAGTTTTTGAG TCTGCAACGTACGGGAAAGTGCTAGTTCTTGATGGTATCCTTCAGCTAACCGAGAAAGACGAGTTTGCCTACCAGGAGATGATAGCTCATCTTCCCCTTTGCTCTATCCAAACACCAAAAAAT GTCCTGGTTGTgggtggcggtgatggtgggGTGCTTAGGGAAGTTGCTCGGCACAGCTCAGTGGAGCTGATCGATATATGTGAGATAGATCAGATGGTTATAGAT GTTAGTAAGAAGTTCTTTCCCGATTTAGCTGTTGGCTTCGAGGATCCTCGTGTTCATCTCCATGTTGAAGATG CGTTGGAGCTCATACGACATGTTCGGAAAGGGAAGTATGATGCCATTATTGTTGATTCTTCTGATCCTGTAG GTCCTGCTCAAGATCTTGTTGAAAAGCCTTTTTTTGAGATGATTTCAAATGCATTGAGGTCTGGTGGTGTTCTTTGTAACATGGCTGAGAGTATGTGGCTCCACACGCATCTTATTAACGATATGATTGCTGCTTGCCGTGAAGTATTCAAGGGGTCGGTTCACTATGCATGGGCTAATGTCCCCACTTATCCTAG TGGTGTGATTGGATTCATACTGTGCTCAACGGAGGGCCCGCATGTAGATTTTAGAAATCCTGTAAATCCCATTGAGAAGCTAGAGGGAGCATATGATCAGAGCGAACCAAAATTCTACAACTCTCAG ATACATAGAGCTGCATTCGCCTTGCCGTCTTTTGTGAAGAAGCAAGTGAGTAGTCTCTGA